The following are from one region of the Amylibacter sp. IMCC11727 genome:
- a CDS encoding isochorismatase family protein: MIPQFDENTALLLIDVQKGVNDTAYYGGPTGRRNNFDAEDNIIGLLNAWRKKGGKVAFTRHDSIEDGSPLKLSLESGEQLPGMEIHEGDIAVSKSANSGFIGTNLEQEFHRARIHRLVIVGYFTNICVETTTRMAGNMGYDTYLVHDACATMNMIGIDGTDYDPDLVHNMALASLHGEFCTAISTKDAHALMDADAPHLDRVQGNE, encoded by the coding sequence ATGATCCCACAATTTGACGAAAACACCGCTCTTTTGCTCATCGACGTCCAAAAAGGCGTCAACGACACGGCCTACTACGGTGGCCCAACGGGCCGTCGCAACAACTTTGATGCCGAAGACAACATCATCGGCCTGTTGAACGCATGGCGCAAAAAGGGTGGCAAAGTCGCCTTCACCCGCCACGACAGCATCGAAGACGGCTCCCCCCTCAAACTCTCGCTCGAATCTGGCGAACAGCTGCCAGGAATGGAAATTCACGAAGGGGACATCGCGGTCAGCAAATCCGCCAACAGCGGCTTTATCGGCACAAATCTGGAACAGGAGTTCCACCGCGCCCGCATCCACCGCCTTGTGATTGTCGGCTATTTCACCAACATCTGCGTGGAAACCACCACCCGTATGGCGGGCAACATGGGCTATGATACGTACCTTGTGCATGACGCCTGCGCGACCATGAACATGATCGGCATCGACGGCACGGATTACGATCCCGATTTGGTCCACAACATGGCCCTCGCTTCCTTACATGGGGAGTTCTGCACCGCCATTTCGACCAAAGACGCTCACGCCCTTATGGATGCGGACGCCCCTCACCTTGATCGTGTACAGGGCAACGAATGA
- a CDS encoding 2OG-Fe(II) oxygenase family protein: protein MTDFTKISVIDLSQSDETIVSDFAAAYSTAGFAYIKNHGIPQSLIDATFQASADFHSLPEATKQAIALNENHRGYIPINTSTDVNSKLADVKKPNQSSSFMMMHDSAANPDEYLSGPNQWPNLPNFRDTLTAYTAAMTILGQRLISIAAKACNADPANLAPAFENPTLWLRLLHYPPTPPLSADDLYGSAPHTDFGALTLLAQDGVGGLQVQTPSGDWIDAPKIDGTFVVNVGDMLNRFSNGFLKSTPHRVINRSGRERYSIPFFFDPHVNTTVQPLAGTGDPKFSPLHFGDFLRAELGASYDKHKKADP, encoded by the coding sequence ATGACTGATTTCACGAAAATCTCCGTAATTGATCTGTCCCAGTCGGACGAAACCATCGTTTCCGACTTCGCCGCAGCCTATTCTACCGCTGGCTTTGCCTACATCAAAAACCACGGCATCCCTCAATCCCTGATCGACGCCACATTCCAAGCCTCCGCCGATTTTCACTCTTTACCCGAGGCCACGAAACAAGCCATCGCCCTCAACGAAAATCATCGCGGCTACATCCCCATTAACACATCCACGGACGTAAATTCCAAACTAGCTGATGTGAAAAAACCCAACCAATCCAGCAGCTTCATGATGATGCACGACAGCGCGGCCAATCCTGATGAATACCTCTCAGGCCCCAACCAATGGCCCAATCTGCCAAACTTCCGCGATACCCTCACCGCCTACACCGCCGCGATGACAATCCTTGGCCAACGCCTCATCTCTATCGCGGCCAAGGCCTGCAATGCCGATCCAGCAAACCTCGCACCTGCCTTCGAAAACCCAACCCTGTGGCTCCGCCTGCTCCATTACCCCCCTACACCGCCACTTTCCGCTGATGATCTCTACGGCTCTGCTCCGCACACCGATTTCGGCGCCCTCACCCTCCTCGCCCAAGACGGCGTGGGCGGTCTGCAAGTCCAAACACCCTCAGGCGACTGGATCGACGCACCAAAAATCGACGGCACTTTCGTGGTGAATGTGGGCGACATGCTGAACCGTTTCTCAAACGGCTTCCTCAAATCCACTCCCCATCGGGTCATCAACCGATCAGGGCGCGAACGCTACTCCATCCCCTTCTTCTTTGACCCACACGTGAACACCACCGTTCAACCACTCGCAGGCACAGGCGATCCAAAATTCTCTCCGCTGCATTTCGGGGATTTCCTTCGCGCTGAACTTGGCGCAAGTTACGATAAACACAAGAAAGCCGACCCATGA
- a CDS encoding VOC family protein, whose amino-acid sequence MTIDLQGVNHITLACSDLPKSIAFYRNVLGATLKAEWPRGAYFELGDLWLCLELAQNVTPRGDDTHIAFNCTESAFDYTADHIAESAQQWKENTSEGASLYFLDPDGHKLELHAGSLQSRLAHYEKMRPEGMRFFH is encoded by the coding sequence ATGACCATAGACTTACAGGGCGTGAACCACATCACACTGGCCTGCTCCGATCTGCCAAAATCCATCGCCTTTTACCGCAATGTGCTGGGCGCAACGCTCAAGGCCGAATGGCCGCGTGGCGCATATTTTGAACTCGGCGATCTATGGCTTTGCTTGGAACTCGCCCAAAACGTCACCCCGCGCGGTGATGACACCCACATCGCCTTCAACTGCACAGAATCCGCGTTTGACTACACTGCCGACCACATCGCCGAAAGCGCGCAACAGTGGAAAGAAAACACGTCCGAAGGCGCGTCGCTCTATTTTCTAGACCCAGACGGGCACAAACTGGAACTGCACGCGGGGAGTTTGCAATCGCGGTTGGCGCATTATGAAAAAATGCGGCCCGAAGGGATGCGCTTCTTTCACTGA
- a CDS encoding replicative DNA helicase, which yields MDGNAPPQDGQETQNDPTMALPHSIEAEQALLGALLVNNEVYDRVASLVNEAHFFDPVHGRIFEVIARRIQKNALASPVTIKAFLEDDPGLAELGGPAYLVRLAGASMSVFAAKDYAQMIYDMAIRRDLIAIGEEITIKANAMDVDDEPKEQIVAAEQRLYALGEQGSVDSGFQSFLKAVTDAVNVANAAYQRDGDMAGISTGLRDMDSKLGGLHNSDLLILAGRPSMGKTSLATNIAYNIAKAYKKGVRPDGTEGAVEGGVVGFYSLEMSAEQLAARILSEAAEVESHRIRSGDMSEEEFRRFVEAAKSLENCPLFIDDTAALPISALAARARRLKRTHGLDVLIIDYLQLVRPASAKDSRVNEVSEITQGMKAIAKELDIPVIALSQLSRQVESRDDKRPQLSDLRESGSIEQDADCVMFVYRGEYYKEREKPAEHELEKMASWQAEMEELMGKAEVIIGKQRHGPIGSVDLAFEGRFTRFSDLAQPWQGGPRNEEF from the coding sequence ATGGACGGCAACGCCCCACCCCAAGACGGTCAAGAGACGCAAAATGACCCGACAATGGCCCTGCCGCATTCCATCGAAGCGGAGCAGGCCCTGCTCGGTGCGTTGCTCGTCAACAACGAGGTATATGATCGCGTTGCCTCTCTTGTGAACGAAGCGCACTTCTTTGATCCCGTCCATGGGCGCATTTTCGAAGTCATCGCCCGCCGAATCCAGAAAAACGCGCTCGCTTCACCTGTTACGATCAAAGCCTTTCTCGAAGACGATCCCGGTCTTGCCGAGCTTGGCGGTCCTGCCTATCTCGTCCGCCTTGCTGGCGCATCTATGTCGGTGTTTGCTGCCAAAGATTACGCCCAGATGATCTATGACATGGCCATCCGCCGTGATCTGATCGCCATTGGCGAAGAAATCACAATCAAAGCCAACGCCATGGATGTGGATGACGAGCCCAAAGAACAGATCGTCGCCGCTGAACAGCGCCTCTATGCCCTTGGCGAACAAGGGTCCGTGGATTCAGGCTTCCAGTCCTTCCTCAAAGCCGTCACCGACGCTGTGAATGTCGCCAATGCTGCCTACCAACGGGACGGCGACATGGCGGGTATTTCCACTGGCCTACGGGACATGGATTCAAAACTCGGCGGTCTGCACAATTCTGACCTTTTGATCCTTGCGGGTCGCCCCTCGATGGGGAAAACATCGCTTGCCACGAACATCGCCTACAATATCGCCAAAGCCTATAAAAAAGGCGTGCGCCCCGATGGCACCGAAGGGGCAGTAGAAGGCGGCGTTGTTGGGTTTTACTCTCTCGAAATGTCCGCAGAACAGCTTGCTGCGCGTATCTTGTCCGAAGCCGCCGAAGTGGAATCTCACCGCATCCGCTCTGGCGACATGTCCGAAGAAGAATTCCGCCGCTTTGTCGAAGCCGCCAAAAGCCTCGAAAACTGCCCGCTGTTCATCGACGACACCGCCGCCCTGCCTATTTCAGCCCTCGCCGCCCGTGCCCGCCGCTTAAAACGCACGCACGGCCTTGATGTGCTGATCATCGACTACCTGCAACTTGTCCGCCCCGCTTCTGCCAAAGACAGCCGCGTAAACGAAGTGTCCGAAATCACCCAAGGCATGAAAGCCATCGCCAAGGAACTCGACATTCCCGTCATCGCCCTCTCCCAGCTGTCCCGCCAAGTGGAAAGCCGCGACGACAAACGCCCGCAACTGTCTGACCTGCGTGAATCTGGCTCGATCGAGCAAGACGCCGACTGCGTTATGTTCGTGTATCGCGGCGAATATTATAAAGAACGGGAAAAACCCGCCGAACACGAGCTGGAAAAAATGGCCTCATGGCAGGCCGAAATGGAAGAATTGATGGGCAAAGCCGAAGTCATCATCGGCAAACAACGCCACGGTCCTATCGGCTCCGTTGATCTGGCCTTTGAAGGCCGCTTCACCCGCTTCTCTGATCTTGCCCAACCGTGGCAAGGCGGCCCCCGCAACGAAGAATTCTAA
- a CDS encoding prolipoprotein diacylglyceryl transferase family protein: MNNVHLIFDLIAASCSGGLTFLLSKTVLHTGLERVNALGWPYYGGLLVGAIWGAFFFGSLNLWISGEPQLGRSILGALVGAILFVEVAKVWLGVSGSTGALFVPAFTISTVVGRWGCHFTGLDDETVGIRTNVAWAVDYGDGPRHAVALYESGAMGLFFVLCLFLMRTNLTFFQKYGFYLMCVWYGGQRFLWEFLKPYGTVIGPFNVFHLCCIALIGYGLCMMVAAQKRA; encoded by the coding sequence GTGAACAACGTCCATCTGATATTTGATTTGATCGCGGCCAGTTGTTCGGGGGGGCTGACGTTTTTGTTGTCCAAAACCGTACTGCACACGGGGTTGGAGCGGGTCAATGCGCTGGGGTGGCCATATTATGGTGGGTTGCTCGTCGGGGCGATTTGGGGAGCGTTTTTCTTTGGCAGTTTGAACCTGTGGATCAGTGGAGAGCCGCAGTTGGGGCGATCCATCCTTGGGGCGCTGGTGGGGGCGATCCTGTTCGTGGAGGTGGCGAAGGTTTGGCTGGGGGTGTCCGGGTCCACGGGGGCGTTGTTTGTGCCTGCATTTACGATTTCCACTGTGGTCGGGCGCTGGGGCTGTCATTTCACGGGACTTGACGATGAAACGGTAGGGATCCGCACAAACGTGGCTTGGGCGGTGGATTACGGGGATGGGCCGCGCCATGCGGTTGCGCTCTATGAGAGTGGGGCGATGGGCCTGTTTTTTGTGCTGTGTCTTTTTTTAATGCGAACAAATCTGACCTTTTTTCAGAAATACGGTTTCTATCTGATGTGCGTTTGGTACGGTGGTCAAAGATTTTTGTGGGAGTTTTTAAAGCCTTACGGCACAGTGATTGGCCCGTTTAACGTGTTTCATCTGTGTTGTATCGCCTTGATAGGATATGGATTATGCATGATGGTAGCCGCCCAGAAGCGGGCTTAG
- a CDS encoding radical SAM protein has translation MHDGSRPEAGLDGFTRKVAPYVFLGQTLSMCEECWQLVPTKIMREGDNVYYQKRCREHGVQKTIVSTDAAYFLAARDYLKPGDRPLKPQTRTDYGCPYDCGLCPDHEQHSCLAIIEVNQACNLTCPVCFANSSPAKDGTKTLAEVEQMLDLLVESEGEPDLVQISGGEPTIHPQIMDILRLTMTKPIRHVMLNTNGLRIAREDGFAAELASLGEGFEVYLQFDSTEKDALKDIRGADLSKVRMQALAALEKHGISTTLVAVIKKGVNDHEINAIIEEGLRWNCVRGVTFQPVQSAGRNEGFDPKKNRMVLSEIRRAIVDGPTAFEGGDMIPLPCNPESISIGYALRNGEQIVPITSMIPKDVIVDEVPNAVTFEKYPELKARIFEFFSLSTNDQNASQRMEALLCCLPSIETPQSVSYENLFRVAISEFLDPYNFCVARVKRSCVHFVTPDQGIIPFDTYNLLYRDGKIEERRRAAGLL, from the coding sequence ATGCATGATGGTAGCCGCCCAGAAGCGGGCTTAGACGGGTTCACACGCAAGGTCGCGCCTTATGTGTTTTTGGGGCAAACTCTTTCGATGTGCGAAGAGTGTTGGCAGTTGGTGCCGACGAAGATCATGCGCGAAGGGGATAACGTTTATTACCAAAAGCGGTGTCGCGAGCATGGGGTGCAAAAGACGATTGTTAGCACGGATGCAGCGTATTTTTTGGCCGCTCGGGACTATTTGAAGCCTGGGGATCGGCCGTTAAAGCCACAAACACGGACAGATTATGGCTGCCCCTATGATTGCGGGCTGTGTCCAGACCATGAGCAGCATTCGTGTTTGGCGATTATTGAGGTTAATCAGGCCTGTAACCTGACGTGCCCTGTGTGTTTTGCCAATTCATCGCCAGCAAAGGATGGGACGAAGACGCTGGCAGAGGTGGAGCAAATGCTCGATCTGCTGGTGGAAAGTGAAGGGGAGCCTGATCTGGTGCAGATTTCAGGCGGGGAGCCGACGATACATCCCCAGATTATGGATATTCTGCGTCTGACCATGACCAAACCGATCCGCCATGTGATGTTGAACACCAATGGGCTGCGGATTGCCCGTGAGGATGGGTTTGCAGCAGAGTTGGCCAGCCTTGGCGAGGGATTTGAGGTGTATTTGCAGTTTGATAGCACCGAGAAGGACGCGTTGAAGGATATTCGGGGCGCAGATTTGAGTAAGGTGCGAATGCAGGCGCTCGCGGCGCTTGAAAAGCACGGAATTTCCACAACGCTGGTGGCGGTGATCAAGAAGGGTGTGAATGACCACGAGATTAACGCGATTATTGAGGAAGGTTTACGCTGGAATTGTGTGCGGGGCGTAACCTTTCAACCTGTGCAATCTGCAGGGCGGAATGAGGGGTTTGACCCGAAGAAGAACCGCATGGTTCTGTCGGAAATTCGCCGCGCGATTGTGGATGGGCCAACGGCGTTTGAAGGGGGCGATATGATCCCGCTGCCGTGCAATCCTGAAAGTATTTCAATCGGTTACGCGTTGCGCAATGGGGAGCAAATTGTGCCGATCACGTCGATGATCCCGAAAGATGTGATTGTCGACGAAGTGCCAAATGCGGTTACATTTGAGAAATATCCAGAGCTGAAGGCGCGGATATTTGAGTTCTTTAGCCTGTCTACGAATGACCAAAACGCAAGCCAGCGGATGGAGGCGTTGCTGTGCTGTTTACCGAGCATCGAAACGCCGCAATCGGTGAGTTACGAGAACCTGTTTCGGGTGGCGATTTCAGAGTTCCTTGATCCCTATAATTTCTGCGTGGCGCGGGTGAAACGATCCTGTGTGCATTTTGTGACGCCCGATCAAGGGATTATCCCGTTCGATACTTATAACCTATTGTACCGGGACGGAAAAATTGAGGAACGCCGCCGCGCAGCAGGGTTGTTGTGA
- the pyrC gene encoding dihydroorotase: MTTLTIRRPDDWHLHLRDGDMLKAVAPETARDFGRAIIMPNLVPPVVTAADATAYRDRILAALPEGADFKPLMTLYLTEGTDPADLAAAHESGLITAVKLYPAGATTNSDSGVKDINNAMHILEKMAEIGCPLCIHGEVTDSHIDIFDREAVFIDTILDPLRKRLPDLKIISEHITTKNGVDYVKSADKNLAATITTHHLIINRNHILAGGIRPHYYCLPVAKREEHRRALVDAATSGDARFFLGTDSAPHTDPNKLMECGCAGVFSATNTMSCLAHVFETEGKLENLEAFASLNGPTYYGLPVNTETLTLTKQGTPVTFPAKIETSTDPVTLFDPGFPLYWQVA; this comes from the coding sequence ATGACCACACTCACCATCCGCCGCCCCGACGATTGGCATTTGCACCTGCGCGATGGGGATATGCTCAAGGCTGTGGCCCCTGAAACCGCGCGTGATTTCGGGCGCGCGATTATCATGCCAAACCTTGTGCCTCCTGTTGTCACCGCCGCTGATGCCACCGCGTATCGCGACCGCATCTTGGCCGCCCTGCCTGAAGGCGCTGATTTTAAACCGCTGATGACCCTGTATCTGACCGAAGGGACCGATCCAGCAGACCTCGCCGCCGCCCATGAGAGCGGCCTCATCACCGCCGTAAAACTTTATCCCGCTGGCGCGACCACCAACTCGGACTCAGGCGTAAAAGACATCAACAACGCCATGCACATCCTTGAAAAAATGGCAGAAATCGGATGCCCCCTATGCATCCACGGCGAAGTCACCGACAGCCATATCGACATTTTTGACCGCGAAGCCGTGTTCATCGATACGATCCTTGATCCCCTGCGCAAACGCCTGCCAGACCTCAAAATCATCTCGGAACACATCACCACGAAAAACGGCGTGGATTACGTGAAATCGGCGGACAAAAACCTCGCCGCGACCATCACAACGCATCACCTGATCATCAACCGAAACCATATCCTCGCGGGCGGCATTCGTCCTCATTACTACTGCCTGCCCGTGGCCAAACGCGAAGAGCACCGCCGCGCCCTCGTTGATGCAGCAACCTCTGGCGATGCACGGTTTTTCCTTGGCACGGACAGCGCCCCGCACACCGATCCCAACAAACTGATGGAATGTGGCTGCGCTGGTGTATTCTCTGCCACCAACACAATGTCCTGCCTCGCCCATGTGTTTGAAACCGAAGGGAAACTCGAAAACCTCGAAGCTTTCGCATCCCTCAATGGCCCCACCTACTACGGCCTACCTGTGAACACAGAAACGCTCACTTTAACAAAGCAAGGGACCCCCGTGACCTTCCCCGCCAAAATCGAAACCAGCACCGATCCTGTGACTCTTTTTGATCCAGGTTTCCCGCTATACTGGCAGGTGGCTTAG
- the mbfA gene encoding iron exporter MbfA: protein MLSRFIRPSKRDFSDLSEQEILALAISAEEDDARIYAAYADGLREEFPDSAKIFDGMAEEENTHRNWLIELHKKRFGDVIPLIRRDHVKGFYERKPDWLVRPLGIEKTRTAAREMEAQAARFYRLAAQNTTDADTRKLLGDLALAEAGHEATAVQLEETHVGEDVARAEATEEHRQFVLTWVQPGLAGLMDGSVSTLAPIFAAAFATGDTWQTFLVGLSASVGAGISMGFTEVASDDGVISGRGSPMKRGIAAGVMTTLGGLGHALPYLIPDFWTATTIAILVVFVELWAITWIQNKYMETPWLRAGFQVILGGALVFAAGILIGNM from the coding sequence ATGCTGTCCCGTTTCATCCGTCCCTCAAAGCGTGATTTTTCAGATCTAAGTGAGCAGGAAATCCTTGCGCTTGCGATTTCGGCTGAAGAAGATGATGCGCGGATTTATGCGGCTTATGCAGATGGGTTGCGGGAAGAGTTTCCTGACAGTGCCAAGATATTCGACGGCATGGCAGAGGAGGAGAATACCCACCGCAATTGGTTGATTGAGCTGCATAAAAAGCGGTTTGGGGATGTGATCCCACTGATCCGTCGGGACCATGTGAAGGGGTTTTACGAGCGCAAACCTGATTGGCTGGTGCGCCCGCTTGGGATTGAAAAGACCCGCACTGCAGCACGCGAGATGGAAGCACAGGCGGCGCGGTTTTATCGGTTGGCGGCGCAGAATACGACGGATGCAGATACGCGAAAACTGCTTGGCGATTTGGCGCTGGCAGAAGCTGGACATGAGGCCACCGCCGTTCAGTTAGAAGAAACCCATGTGGGCGAAGATGTGGCCCGTGCGGAGGCAACTGAAGAGCACCGCCAGTTTGTACTGACGTGGGTGCAGCCTGGTTTGGCGGGGCTGATGGATGGCTCTGTGTCCACGCTTGCACCGATTTTTGCGGCGGCCTTTGCCACAGGGGATACGTGGCAGACTTTTCTGGTGGGCCTGTCGGCGTCCGTGGGGGCGGGGATTTCCATGGGGTTCACCGAAGTGGCGTCCGATGACGGTGTGATTTCGGGGCGGGGATCGCCGATGAAACGGGGGATTGCAGCGGGGGTGATGACCACGCTTGGAGGGCTTGGTCATGCCTTGCCGTATCTGATCCCCGACTTTTGGACGGCGACAACCATTGCCATTTTGGTGGTGTTTGTCGAGTTGTGGGCGATTACGTGGATTCAGAACAAATATATGGAAACCCCGTGGTTGCGGGCGGGGTTTCAGGTGATCCTTGGCGGCGCATTGGTGTTTGCGGCGGGGATATTGATCGGAAATATGTAG
- a CDS encoding crotonase/enoyl-CoA hydratase family protein: MQPKIDPSRYTNLALTDQGDGVWMVTLNRSQKRNALDIATIDELVDFFSTAPRAGVRAVVLAGAGDHFCAGLDLIEHHDADRSPADFMHVCLRWHEAFNKMEYGGVPVIAALQGAVVGGGLELASSAHIRVMNKTTYFALPEGQRGLFTGGGATIRVTDLVGKSRMIDMMLTGRVYQGAEAAELGFAQYKVDGDPLEKALELARKTAQNLPLSNFAICSAVSHIQNMSAMDGAYAEAVVAGVVNTQHDARARLAAFADKSAARVRRNQE; this comes from the coding sequence ATGCAGCCCAAGATCGACCCCAGCCGCTACACGAACCTCGCTCTTACGGATCAAGGCGATGGCGTGTGGATGGTCACACTAAACCGCTCTCAAAAACGCAACGCACTCGACATTGCCACCATAGACGAATTGGTAGATTTCTTTTCCACCGCCCCACGTGCAGGAGTTCGCGCTGTGGTGCTTGCAGGTGCGGGTGATCACTTTTGTGCTGGGCTCGATCTGATCGAACACCATGACGCAGATCGCAGCCCTGCAGATTTCATGCACGTCTGCTTGCGATGGCACGAGGCATTTAACAAAATGGAATATGGCGGCGTTCCCGTGATTGCAGCCCTACAGGGTGCAGTGGTCGGGGGCGGCCTAGAACTCGCCAGCTCTGCCCATATCCGTGTAATGAATAAAACCACTTATTTTGCTCTACCTGAAGGGCAGCGCGGTCTCTTTACAGGCGGTGGCGCCACCATCCGCGTCACCGATCTCGTGGGTAAATCGCGCATGATTGACATGATGCTTACAGGCCGTGTGTATCAAGGGGCCGAGGCCGCTGAACTCGGGTTCGCACAATACAAAGTCGACGGTGATCCACTGGAAAAAGCGCTCGAACTGGCGCGTAAAACCGCGCAAAACTTGCCCCTTTCCAACTTTGCCATCTGCTCTGCCGTCAGCCACATCCAAAACATGTCAGCAATGGACGGTGCTTACGCCGAAGCTGTGGTCGCAGGCGTGGTCAACACTCAACACGATGCCCGCGCACGCCTTGCCGCTTTCGCTGATAAATCCGCCGCCCGTGTGCGCCGCAATCAAGAATAG
- a CDS encoding 6,7-dimethyl-8-ribityllumazine synthase yields the protein MTKPNKIAFIKARWHAETVDQAYDGFKDAMGNAEIDAFDVPGAFEMPLLAKKLGESGEYAAVVAAALVVDGGIYRHDFVASAVVDGLMRAQMDTGVPVFSVSLTPHHYQETPDHDAFYKAHFVKKGAEAANAVKMVLELGV from the coding sequence ATGACAAAACCCAACAAAATCGCCTTTATCAAAGCCCGCTGGCATGCGGAGACTGTGGATCAGGCGTATGATGGATTTAAGGACGCGATGGGCAACGCAGAGATTGATGCGTTTGATGTGCCTGGTGCGTTTGAAATGCCGCTGCTGGCCAAAAAGCTCGGTGAAAGTGGTGAATATGCTGCGGTTGTGGCTGCCGCGTTGGTTGTTGATGGTGGGATTTATCGCCATGATTTTGTGGCCAGTGCTGTTGTGGATGGATTAATGCGCGCGCAGATGGATACAGGTGTACCCGTATTTTCCGTCAGCCTGACGCCACATCATTATCAAGAAACCCCAGATCATGACGCATTTTACAAAGCGCATTTTGTGAAAAAGGGGGCTGAGGCGGCCAATGCGGTGAAAATGGTTTTGGAGCTTGGGGTCTGA
- a CDS encoding RpiB/LacA/LacB family sugar-phosphate isomerase, producing MALNKRVVLSSDHAAIEMRMAVAQRVTDLGWEAVDIGPSTPESTHYPEHGAAAAQLVASGDCRFGIILCGTGQGIMMAANKVKGVRCGVCSDLFSAEMIRAHNDANMLSLGARVIEEADAMQIAEVFLTTEFEGGRHGTRVDMISALEG from the coding sequence ATGGCGTTGAACAAACGAGTTGTCTTATCAAGCGATCACGCCGCGATTGAAATGCGTATGGCGGTGGCACAGCGTGTAACCGATTTGGGGTGGGAGGCTGTGGATATCGGACCGAGCACGCCCGAAAGCACGCACTACCCTGAACATGGGGCCGCTGCGGCGCAATTGGTGGCATCTGGTGATTGTCGGTTCGGCATCATCCTGTGTGGCACGGGCCAAGGAATTATGATGGCCGCCAATAAGGTCAAAGGTGTGCGCTGTGGTGTGTGCAGTGATCTGTTTTCTGCGGAAATGATCCGCGCTCATAATGACGCGAATATGCTGTCGCTGGGTGCGCGGGTGATCGAAGAAGCCGATGCGATGCAGATTGCAGAGGTGTTTTTGACCACGGAATTCGAAGGCGGGCGACATGGCACGCGTGTGGATATGATTTCGGCGCTTGAGGGGTAG
- a CDS encoding DsbE family thiol:disulfide interchange protein yields the protein MRISPWVIAPPVIFLSIAAMFAVGLFRADPNTLPSAFIGKSAPPLVAEPLGSLPPVTEDMIRSGDLKLVNFWASWCGPCRVEHPNLTELADNGLPVIGLNYKDADANALAFLEELGNPYQGVSSIDGRQSLEWGVYGVPETFLLDGNGTILFRAAGPITQRVIREQLIPAMTAAAQ from the coding sequence ATGCGCATTTCCCCTTGGGTCATTGCCCCCCCTGTTATCTTCCTCTCCATCGCGGCCATGTTTGCAGTCGGCCTGTTCCGCGCGGACCCAAACACACTGCCATCCGCCTTTATCGGTAAATCCGCCCCACCGCTTGTGGCTGAACCGCTCGGCTCCCTCCCCCCTGTGACCGAAGACATGATCCGTTCTGGCGATCTAAAACTCGTGAACTTCTGGGCCAGTTGGTGCGGCCCTTGCCGCGTAGAACACCCAAACCTCACAGAGCTTGCCGACAACGGCTTGCCGGTCATCGGCCTCAACTATAAGGATGCCGACGCCAACGCGCTCGCATTCCTTGAAGAACTGGGCAACCCTTACCAGGGTGTGAGCAGCATCGACGGCCGTCAATCCCTCGAATGGGGCGTCTACGGCGTGCCCGAAACGTTTCTGCTCGATGGCAACGGCACAATCCTGTTCCGCGCCGCTGGCCCCATCACACAACGCGTCATTCGCGAACAGCTGATTCCAGCGATGACGGCAGCTGCGCAATAG
- the ccmD gene encoding heme exporter protein CcmD — protein MIPDLGKYAADVLSAYAVALLLLVGLVVLSVRQAAKARAALTQAEQQDKT, from the coding sequence ATGATCCCCGATCTTGGAAAATACGCCGCCGATGTTCTTTCGGCTTATGCAGTTGCCCTACTGTTGCTTGTCGGTCTGGTTGTCCTTTCCGTGCGCCAAGCCGCCAAAGCGCGCGCTGCCCTAACTCAAGCCGAACAACAGGATAAAACGTGA